In a genomic window of Candidatus Thiothrix sulfatifontis:
- a CDS encoding glycosyltransferase codes for MASVIVPAHNEASVIRRCLDSLSAQAGLDTLIVACNGCTDNTAEIVRNEYPHAICLDIAKPSKVNALNEAEKHVTSWPVFYLDADTRLSPNAIQSIIAAMASGSPLLAAPEPVIDTSQSSWVVQQYYRLWLQLPYIREGVVATCSYVISQTGRERFQQFPDIINDDGFVRCQFDAQERHNIAGTQIFINAPRNLSSLIKIKTRARLGNMQLAAAQLCTKTDKKAYSSILLDKLLSRDAVAAVVYLLIASFIRWRAARQYRHLQTYTWETDLSSR; via the coding sequence ATGGCGAGTGTGATTGTGCCCGCACACAATGAAGCCAGCGTGATCCGCCGCTGTTTGGATAGCCTCAGCGCTCAAGCAGGTTTGGATACCCTGATTGTGGCTTGCAATGGCTGTACGGATAATACTGCTGAGATTGTGCGCAATGAATACCCGCACGCCATCTGCCTCGACATCGCCAAACCGTCCAAAGTCAATGCATTGAATGAAGCCGAAAAACACGTTACGAGCTGGCCAGTGTTTTACCTTGATGCCGATACGCGCTTATCGCCTAACGCGATTCAGAGTATTATTGCAGCAATGGCAAGCGGTAGCCCTTTGTTGGCAGCACCCGAACCAGTGATTGATACCTCGCAATCTTCTTGGGTAGTACAGCAATATTACCGGCTGTGGTTGCAACTTCCCTATATTCGCGAAGGGGTGGTAGCTACCTGTAGTTACGTCATTAGTCAGACAGGGCGTGAGCGTTTTCAACAATTTCCTGACATTATTAATGATGATGGTTTCGTGCGCTGTCAATTTGACGCGCAGGAACGCCACAATATTGCTGGCACACAAATATTTATTAACGCCCCGCGAAACCTGAGTTCTTTGATCAAGATTAAAACGCGCGCTCGTCTGGGAAACATGCAATTAGCGGCGGCTCAGCTTTGCACGAAAACCGATAAAAAAGCTTACTCCAGCATCTTACTCGACAAACTCCTGAGTCGGGATGCGGTAGCCGCAGTGGTCTACCTGTTGATTGCAAGTTTCATTCGTTGGCGGGCTGCGCGGCAATACCGCCACTTGCAAACTTACACATGGGAAACAGACCTGTCCTCACGCTGA
- a CDS encoding undecaprenyl-phosphate glucose phosphotransferase, translating to MEYLKVNNKISAELIYRSTDTLIILGILLLASLHSSTYNIQGYLVIGLGAALLFGLIGRFTDIYTSWSGRPFFRDEVIRLIATWLITFLSVIFSVFAVKTSEEFSRFVLISWLFITPTLLISSRYALRILQASLKRIGLHNHSIAIAGITKQGLRFAQMIDGQPHSGFQIAGFYHLEDDGTALELPRHYARLGDANAMKEAARTGEWDQIYLAPSSEQSVLSKRLINELADTITPIRLIPDDFTNALLHSRYMEIAETPILRIYDAPLSAQRAFIKRLEDLFLGVVILLLVSPLMLGIALAIKLTSRGPILFKQTRHGLRGETFQVFKFRTMTVCENGKHIKQATRNDCRITRVGAFLRKTSLDELPQFFNVLQGHMSIVGPRPHAVAHNEEYRQLIPGYMRRHLMKPGITGWAQVNGWRGETDTLFKMEKRVELDMEYIRSWSLILDLRIIFVTAFKTLHDKNAY from the coding sequence ATGGAATATTTGAAGGTAAACAACAAAATCAGTGCCGAACTGATCTACCGCAGTACAGATACGCTAATTATCTTAGGCATTCTGCTCCTCGCGTCTTTGCATTCAAGCACTTACAATATTCAAGGTTATCTTGTTATCGGCTTGGGCGCTGCGTTATTGTTTGGTTTGATCGGTCGATTCACTGATATTTATACCTCATGGAGTGGACGCCCATTCTTTCGCGATGAAGTCATTCGACTGATTGCCACTTGGTTAATCACTTTTCTATCTGTCATTTTCAGTGTGTTCGCGGTGAAAACTTCTGAAGAATTTTCACGCTTTGTGTTGATAAGCTGGTTGTTCATTACCCCTACGTTACTAATCAGCAGCCGCTACGCCCTGCGTATTTTGCAGGCATCCCTCAAACGCATTGGCCTTCACAACCACAGTATTGCGATTGCGGGCATCACCAAGCAAGGCTTGCGCTTCGCTCAAATGATTGATGGCCAACCGCATTCTGGATTCCAAATTGCGGGATTTTACCACTTGGAAGATGATGGCACCGCGCTGGAACTCCCCCGCCACTATGCCCGACTGGGTGATGCGAACGCCATGAAAGAAGCGGCTCGCACGGGCGAGTGGGATCAAATTTATCTCGCCCCCTCATCAGAACAATCCGTGTTATCGAAACGCCTAATTAATGAACTCGCCGATACCATCACCCCCATCCGCTTAATTCCCGACGATTTCACGAATGCCTTGCTACACAGCCGTTACATGGAGATTGCTGAAACCCCCATTTTACGTATTTACGATGCGCCATTGTCTGCGCAACGCGCCTTCATTAAGCGCCTCGAAGATTTATTTTTAGGCGTAGTGATTTTGCTGTTGGTTTCTCCTTTGATGCTAGGAATTGCACTTGCGATCAAACTGACTTCGCGCGGACCGATACTGTTCAAACAAACCCGACACGGTTTACGCGGCGAAACGTTTCAAGTATTCAAATTTCGCACCATGACGGTATGCGAAAATGGCAAACACATTAAGCAAGCCACCCGTAATGATTGCCGAATTACCCGTGTTGGCGCATTTCTACGCAAAACTTCTTTGGACGAACTGCCACAATTTTTCAATGTACTGCAAGGCCATATGTCAATTGTTGGGCCACGCCCCCATGCGGTGGCTCACAACGAAGAATACCGCCAACTCATTCCCGGCTATATGCGTCGCCACTTAATGAAACCCGGCATCACCGGCTGGGCGCAAGTGAACGGCTGGCGCGGCGAGACCGATACCCTGTTCAAAATGGAAAAGCGGGTCGAACTCGACATGGAATACATTCGTAGCTGGAGCTTGATACTCGATCTCAGAATCATTTTCGTTACTGCTTTCAAAACACTGCACGATAAA
- the rfbD gene encoding dTDP-4-dehydrorhamnose reductase: MKILLTGAHGQLGSELQATCPAGITLIATDRDTLDITDPQQVINALEQHRPDVVINGAAYTAVDKAETDTANAYLINHAAAQTFAAQSALFDYYLLQISTDFVFDGLQSTPYLPNAMAKPLGVYGASKLAGEQAVQAACPSAAIVRTSWLYSAYGNNFVKTMLRLMRERDSLGVVADQIGTPTWTGTLAATLWAFIVQKPQGILHCADNGVASWYDFAVAIQEEALALGLLDKAIPIKPLRTDEYPTPARRPAFSVMDRRATETLLGYTLPHWRTSLRQMLTQLKQQNVTA; encoded by the coding sequence ATGAAAATATTACTCACTGGCGCACACGGGCAACTTGGTTCGGAATTGCAAGCCACCTGCCCTGCGGGTATCACCCTGATTGCGACAGATCGGGATACGCTGGATATTACCGATCCGCAACAGGTTATCAATGCACTGGAACAACATCGTCCCGATGTCGTTATCAACGGTGCTGCCTATACCGCCGTCGATAAAGCTGAAACAGACACAGCAAACGCCTACCTGATCAACCACGCTGCCGCACAAACTTTTGCAGCACAATCCGCGTTGTTTGATTATTATCTGCTGCAAATCTCGACCGATTTTGTGTTTGACGGGCTGCAATCCACCCCGTACCTGCCGAACGCTATGGCGAAACCACTTGGCGTTTACGGCGCAAGCAAACTGGCGGGAGAACAAGCCGTACAAGCCGCCTGCCCCAGTGCAGCTATTGTACGCACGTCGTGGCTGTATTCGGCTTACGGCAACAATTTCGTCAAAACCATGCTACGCCTGATGCGCGAACGCGATTCCCTTGGCGTGGTCGCCGATCAAATCGGCACACCGACGTGGACAGGTACACTCGCAGCAACGCTGTGGGCATTCATCGTCCAAAAACCACAGGGTATCTTGCACTGCGCCGATAATGGCGTGGCAAGCTGGTACGATTTCGCCGTGGCTATTCAGGAAGAAGCACTGGCGCTGGGATTGCTCGACAAAGCCATCCCCATCAAGCCGCTGCGCACCGACGAATACCCAACGCCCGCGCGTCGCCCCGCCTTCAGCGTGATGGATAGACGCGCAACCGAAACATTACTGGGCTACACTCTACCGCATTGGCGCACTAGCTTGCGGCAGATGCTTACTCAATTGAAACAACAAAACGTAACAGCATGA
- a CDS encoding oligosaccharide biosynthesis protein Alg14, translated as MSVRPTLLAISSPGGHWIQLNRLSVGLEERYRVVYAMPAGLFTSTSRSERERKVYSVMDVSADDKWRLIPCALQVLYILLKERPKAILSTGAAPGAVAIWLGSFLGIRTIWVDSIANVKQISRAGKLAQKRADVFLTQWEQLSDGQAIQYKGAVL; from the coding sequence ATGAGTGTTAGGCCAACATTGCTGGCGATTTCTTCACCCGGCGGGCATTGGATTCAGCTTAATCGGCTGAGCGTCGGGCTGGAAGAGCGTTATCGGGTGGTGTATGCGATGCCTGCGGGGTTGTTCACTTCGACTTCGCGCAGTGAACGGGAACGCAAGGTGTATTCGGTGATGGATGTGAGTGCGGATGATAAATGGCGCTTGATACCTTGTGCTTTACAAGTGTTGTATATCTTATTGAAAGAACGCCCGAAAGCAATTTTATCCACGGGTGCAGCACCCGGTGCGGTGGCGATTTGGCTGGGTAGCTTTCTCGGCATTCGTACCATTTGGGTGGATAGCATCGCCAACGTTAAACAGATTTCACGGGCGGGTAAGTTGGCGCAAAAACGTGCCGATGTATTCTTGACGCAATGGGAACAGTTGAGCGATGGACAAGCGATTCAATACAAGGGAGCGGTGTTGTGA
- the rfbB gene encoding dTDP-glucose 4,6-dehydratase has protein sequence MTTTYTPHNVLVTGGAGFIGTNFVHFWLQQYPDTRLVILDALTYAGRYENLQPLEGQANFRFVHGDILDQPLVEQLLREETIDTIVHFAAESHVDRSIYGPDAFLKTNIDGTHSLLKAAKTVWLDEKPGFVHRFHHVSTDEVYGTLSATDPAFTEITPYAPNSPYAASKAASDHVVRAYQHTYGLQTTTSNCSNNYGPYQYPEKLIPLAISNLLQGKPVPIYGDGQQIRDWLYVDDHNRGIDLIIRTGRIGETYNIGGNNEQANLSLIHELCALLDARFPDSPHVPHNQHIVYVTDRPGHDRRYAIDNSKICSELGYVPAETFQSGLAKTLDWYLSHPDFWQGDVKLFGTHGTSASLSDRSTTLREQV, from the coding sequence ATGACAACGACATACACACCTCATAACGTGCTCGTCACTGGCGGCGCAGGCTTTATCGGCACAAATTTCGTGCATTTTTGGTTGCAACAATACCCAGACACCCGTTTGGTGATTCTGGATGCGCTGACCTACGCCGGACGCTACGAAAATTTGCAGCCGCTGGAAGGGCAAGCCAATTTCCGCTTCGTGCATGGCGACATTCTGGATCAGCCGCTGGTAGAGCAATTGCTGCGCGAGGAAACCATCGACACGATTGTGCATTTCGCTGCGGAATCGCACGTTGACCGCTCAATTTATGGCCCCGATGCGTTTCTGAAAACCAATATTGATGGCACACACAGCTTGCTGAAAGCGGCAAAAACCGTGTGGTTGGATGAGAAACCGGGGTTTGTACACCGTTTCCATCACGTCTCCACCGATGAAGTGTATGGCACATTGTCCGCCACTGACCCTGCCTTCACCGAAATCACGCCCTACGCGCCGAATTCGCCGTATGCTGCCAGCAAAGCTGCGTCTGATCACGTGGTACGTGCCTACCAGCACACCTACGGTTTGCAGACCACGACCAGCAATTGCTCCAACAATTACGGCCCGTATCAGTACCCTGAAAAGCTGATTCCGCTGGCGATTTCCAACCTGTTGCAAGGCAAACCCGTGCCGATTTATGGCGATGGGCAGCAAATCCGCGACTGGTTGTATGTGGATGACCATAACCGTGGCATTGACCTGATTATTCGTACTGGACGCATCGGCGAAACTTACAATATCGGCGGCAATAATGAGCAGGCGAACCTGAGCCTGATCCACGAATTGTGCGCATTATTGGATGCGCGTTTCCCGGATTCGCCGCACGTACCACACAATCAGCACATTGTGTACGTAACGGATCGTCCGGGGCATGACCGCCGTTACGCGATTGATAACAGTAAGATTTGTAGCGAATTGGGGTATGTACCGGCGGAAACCTTCCAAAGTGGCTTGGCGAAAACGCTAGATTGGTATTTGAGTCACCCCGATTTCTGGCAAGGCGATGTCAAGCTGTTTGGCACACACGGCACTTCGGCTTCGCTCAGTGACCGTTCGACTACGCTCAGGGAGCAGGTTTGA
- a CDS encoding glycosyl transferase family 28 has product MIFVAVGTQFPFDRLIRAVDEWAAQHAFTGMAQIAGGEYLPQTLQWERFMTTAVFNQYVQNADLIISHAGMGNIITALEHRKPIIVMNRQHALGEHRNDHQLDGLAWMGQLPGVYTASTQDELYALLARQHTLQAAPLDNDSRRQTLVDFIDQAIGASTALSNRT; this is encoded by the coding sequence GTGATTTTCGTGGCGGTTGGCACGCAATTTCCGTTTGATCGCCTGATCCGTGCCGTGGATGAATGGGCGGCACAACACGCCTTCACCGGAATGGCGCAAATTGCAGGCGGGGAATATTTGCCGCAAACCTTGCAATGGGAACGCTTTATGACCACGGCAGTGTTTAACCAATACGTGCAAAATGCCGATTTGATCATTTCACACGCGGGCATGGGCAATATTATTACCGCGCTGGAACACCGCAAACCCATTATTGTGATGAACCGCCAACACGCGCTCGGCGAACACCGCAACGATCACCAACTGGACGGTTTAGCGTGGATGGGGCAATTGCCGGGGGTGTATACCGCCTCGACCCAAGACGAATTGTATGCACTGTTGGCACGGCAACACACCTTGCAAGCGGCACCACTGGACAATGATTCCCGGCGGCAAACGCTGGTAGATTTCATTGATCAAGCGATTGGTGCTTCGACTGCGCTCAGCAACCGCACATGA
- a CDS encoding class I SAM-dependent methyltransferase: protein MQCRICGSNGEHRHYVAKEMMLGLRDEHRYFQCADCDCLQIEQIPANIADYYPDNYYSYSDATKAGNPLKQALTKLRDRYEVTGNCLIGRVMHLWMPNAKLATLRPLKLNQDTRILDVGCGAGHLLHSLREMGFQNLLGIDPFNQADIAHPNGLRIEKRDIFSETGEWDVVMFHHSFEHLPNQRTNLGQAFNILKPGGVALVRVPTVSSYVWQEYGVNWVQLDAPRHLYLHSVKSMQALAEQAGFLCEQVVYDSNALQFWGSKQYEQDIPLRNPRSWAESPENSLFRAEQVREFETRSRELNALNQGDQAAFYLRKPA from the coding sequence ATGCAGTGCCGTATTTGTGGCAGTAACGGCGAACACCGCCACTATGTCGCCAAGGAAATGATGCTGGGGTTGCGCGATGAACACCGTTATTTTCAGTGTGCGGATTGCGACTGCCTGCAAATAGAACAGATTCCTGCCAATATCGCGGATTATTATCCCGATAACTATTATTCCTACAGTGATGCGACCAAGGCAGGCAATCCGCTTAAACAAGCCCTGACGAAGTTACGGGATCGTTACGAAGTCACGGGTAACTGTTTGATTGGGCGGGTAATGCACTTGTGGATGCCGAATGCGAAACTTGCCACACTACGCCCGCTCAAGCTGAACCAAGACACGCGGATTCTGGATGTAGGCTGTGGCGCGGGGCATTTGCTGCATTCCTTGCGCGAAATGGGTTTCCAGAATCTGTTGGGTATCGACCCGTTTAACCAAGCCGATATTGCCCATCCAAACGGTTTGCGCATTGAGAAACGCGATATTTTCAGCGAAACCGGCGAATGGGATGTGGTGATGTTCCACCATTCGTTTGAGCATTTGCCAAATCAGCGGACTAATTTGGGGCAAGCATTCAATATTCTGAAACCGGGTGGAGTCGCTTTGGTGCGTGTGCCTACCGTGTCGTCGTATGTGTGGCAAGAGTACGGCGTGAACTGGGTGCAATTGGATGCGCCACGTCATTTGTACCTGCATTCGGTCAAGAGTATGCAGGCATTGGCGGAACAGGCGGGCTTTTTGTGCGAACAAGTGGTGTACGATTCCAACGCCTTGCAATTCTGGGGCAGCAAACAGTACGAACAGGATATTCCGTTGCGCAACCCACGTTCGTGGGCGGAATCACCCGAAAATTCACTGTTTAGAGCTGAACAAGTGCGTGAGTTTGAAACCCGTTCACGCGAGTTGAATGCGTTGAATCAGGGTGATCAAGCGGCGTTTTACTTGAGAAAACCGGCATGA
- a CDS encoding oligosaccharide flippase family protein has translation MNLKNPSLLLTSLLSTIARFAGVGLNFAVAIVLTRTLPMAEAGMVFMLMTLVTGVSLFSRLGVEQWLVRDVARIQETDTQQQGVHLRDAYRMVLISSGIFMLGWLAFAPLSQHWLFDDAIQMLPLLLAGSGILFFNLVMLNSSFLKAIRHTSESILVQNSLPAVAYMLLIGLFWWNFTDNQHYLLLYIASLVLAGLASFYWLRPWWRSLHPANPTQFNVKAVLQQSLPLAPVSFFSFLMLWADTLLTGLLLSNEDVALFTVAARLSFVSLFFLGALDATIYPRLLRIHQHQPEQLQRFFWQATGLVAGILGAVTLLLLLLGDHLLHVFKPEYVQAGAALAILLVAQWVRALSLTFSFMFIVQAQVHYLNGLLALALVINVVANLILIPRHGIEGAAGATLIANLVLTIGVAVLFFTKRLLNEPDKRG, from the coding sequence ATGAATCTGAAAAACCCTTCGCTGCTACTGACCAGTTTACTTTCGACTATTGCCCGCTTTGCTGGGGTTGGGTTGAATTTTGCGGTGGCAATCGTGTTGACGCGCACGCTACCGATGGCAGAAGCGGGCATGGTGTTCATGTTAATGACACTGGTCACGGGTGTTTCTCTGTTCAGCCGTTTGGGGGTGGAACAGTGGTTGGTGCGCGATGTGGCGCGGATTCAGGAAACCGATACACAGCAACAAGGCGTGCATTTACGCGATGCTTACCGCATGGTGTTAATCAGTAGCGGCATTTTCATGCTGGGCTGGCTGGCATTTGCCCCTTTATCACAGCACTGGTTGTTTGATGATGCGATTCAGATGCTGCCGTTATTGCTGGCGGGCAGCGGCATTCTGTTTTTCAATTTGGTGATGTTGAATTCATCATTTTTGAAAGCCATCCGGCATACCTCCGAGTCAATTCTGGTGCAGAATTCCTTGCCTGCGGTGGCTTATATGCTGCTGATTGGGCTGTTTTGGTGGAATTTTACGGATAATCAACATTATCTGTTGTTGTATATTGCGTCATTGGTATTGGCGGGGTTGGCATCGTTTTACTGGCTGCGCCCTTGGTGGCGAAGTTTGCATCCGGCTAATCCGACGCAATTTAATGTTAAAGCGGTGTTGCAACAGTCGCTACCGTTAGCACCTGTATCATTTTTTTCGTTTTTGATGTTGTGGGCAGATACGCTACTCACCGGCTTGTTGCTGTCGAATGAGGATGTGGCGCTGTTCACGGTTGCGGCGCGTTTATCGTTTGTCAGCCTGTTTTTCCTTGGGGCGCTGGATGCCACTATTTACCCGCGCTTGTTGCGCATCCACCAACACCAGCCGGAACAATTGCAGCGGTTTTTTTGGCAAGCTACCGGCTTAGTGGCAGGCATATTGGGTGCTGTCACGTTATTATTGTTGTTGCTGGGCGATCACTTACTCCATGTCTTTAAACCCGAATATGTGCAAGCAGGTGCTGCGCTGGCTATTTTACTGGTGGCGCAATGGGTGCGGGCGTTGAGCCTGACGTTTTCGTTTATGTTTATTGTGCAGGCACAAGTGCACTACCTGAACGGCTTGCTGGCACTGGCGTTGGTCATTAATGTGGTCGCCAATCTGATTTTGATTCCAAGGCATGGAATTGAAGGAGCGGCTGGCGCGACACTTATCGCTAATTTGGTGCTAACCATCGGCGTGGCAGTGCTGTTTTTTACCAAGCGTTTGTTAAACGAACCCGATAAGCGAGGATAG
- a CDS encoding glycosyltransferase family 2 protein yields the protein MTANAEISVILVSYNTSGYIRRALESLFRETQLSTIEVIVVDNASSDDSVSMIRQFFPQVLLIESGANLGFAGGVQLGAAQAHGNCLLLLNPDTVIVNAAVDRLLHFAKQYPDNGIWSGVTLNNDMSLNTQHAWSKPNLRDLFYSAVGLSKLFSKTCLFNHANYGCWERYTIKDVDIVSGCFFLTTRELWDKLGGLDASFFMYAEEADYCLRAKALGYQPIVTPDARIIHHGGVSHSHFSGKQIKLLKGKVELFNRHVVAWQRPAYKALLYWYVLNKYLLHTLFKPKSEQRREWQTVFANRADWLQGYR from the coding sequence ATGACGGCAAATGCAGAAATCAGCGTTATTCTGGTTTCTTACAATACGTCCGGTTACATTCGCCGCGCATTGGAATCACTGTTTCGCGAAACCCAACTAAGCACGATTGAAGTCATTGTGGTCGACAATGCCTCCAGTGACGACTCGGTAAGCATGATTCGGCAATTTTTCCCGCAAGTCCTGTTGATTGAATCGGGTGCTAATCTGGGATTCGCCGGTGGTGTGCAATTGGGTGCGGCACAGGCGCACGGCAACTGTTTATTATTGCTGAATCCCGATACTGTAATTGTGAATGCAGCGGTGGATCGCCTGCTGCATTTTGCCAAACAGTACCCCGATAACGGCATTTGGAGTGGCGTTACCCTCAACAATGACATGAGTTTGAACACGCAACACGCTTGGAGCAAACCCAATCTGCGCGACCTGTTTTACAGCGCCGTGGGCTTGAGCAAACTGTTCAGTAAAACCTGTTTATTCAACCATGCGAATTACGGTTGCTGGGAACGCTATACGATTAAGGATGTGGATATTGTGTCCGGTTGCTTTTTCCTCACCACGCGGGAATTGTGGGACAAACTCGGCGGCTTGGATGCCAGTTTCTTTATGTATGCCGAAGAAGCCGATTATTGTTTGCGTGCCAAAGCCTTGGGCTATCAGCCCATTGTGACCCCGGATGCTCGGATTATTCACCACGGTGGTGTCAGCCACAGCCATTTTTCAGGCAAACAAATCAAGTTGCTCAAAGGCAAAGTGGAATTGTTTAACCGCCATGTCGTGGCTTGGCAGCGCCCCGCTTATAAAGCGCTACTGTATTGGTATGTGCTGAATAAATACCTGCTACACACCCTCTTCAAACCGAAATCGGAACAACGGCGTGAATGGCAGACGGTATTTGCCAACCGTGCCGACTGGTTGCAGGGGTATCGTTGA
- a CDS encoding acyltransferase: MRLRFINQRMFMWLVWFRDNLLWLRTGYFRKLYGMNIAPDVRISFKARLDKTNPRCIEIGEKTYIAFDSIILAHDYATRRHGGQFDQKTRIGANCFIGCGAIILPGVTIGDQVIVGAGSVVTKDVPAHSIVAGNPAKVVRSGIQTIAYGRLA; the protein is encoded by the coding sequence ATGAGACTGCGTTTTATCAATCAAAGAATGTTTATGTGGCTGGTGTGGTTTCGCGACAACCTGCTGTGGCTGCGCACGGGTTATTTCCGCAAACTTTATGGCATGAATATTGCCCCGGATGTGCGAATTTCGTTTAAAGCCCGCTTGGATAAAACCAATCCACGCTGCATTGAAATCGGCGAAAAAACTTACATCGCGTTCGATAGCATCATTTTGGCACACGATTACGCAACCCGACGGCATGGTGGACAATTCGATCAGAAAACGCGCATTGGGGCTAACTGTTTCATCGGTTGTGGTGCTATAATTTTGCCCGGCGTGACCATCGGTGATCAAGTCATTGTCGGTGCAGGCAGTGTTGTCACCAAAGACGTGCCAGCGCATTCGATTGTGGCGGGTAATCCCGCAAAAGTCGTGCGTTCAGGGATTCAAACCATTGCTTACGGGAGATTGGCATGA